In Petrotoga sp. 9PWA.NaAc.5.4, the genomic window CCAGGGCGGAGCCCTCTCCCCCTTTCTTGGTGCAAGTACCGAAGAAGTTAAAAAAATAGAAAATTGGTCAAAATTATATAGTGACTTCAGAAATAAAGGTTTTCTAAAAATAAGATTTAATGTTTATAACAGGTCCAGGGCGGAGCCCTCCTCTCTCCTTCGGTAAAAATACCGAAAAAGTTAAAGAAATTTATATTTTGTAAGAATTAAACAGGTACTTTAGAAACGATAATTTTCAGAAAATAAGCTTTTGAATTTAAAATGGGTCTAGGGCGGAGCCCTCTCCCCCTCTCTTGGTACAAGTACCGAAAAGTTAAAGAAATAAATAATTAGTGAATATTAAAGTTATGAGGGTGTTTTTGAAAAAACTAAAAGTTAAAACATTGATAAAAATTATTTTTTAAAATTTGTAATGTGAGTAAAATATAAGAATTCAAGGAGGAATAATAAATTGCAAATATCTTTAAACGGAAAATGGAAAGTATATGACAATGAAAACGAGTTTAATTTTGAAGGAAACGTTCCAGGAACAGCTCAAGGTGACCTTGTAGATTTGAAACTTATGCCTCACCCTTATATAGGGAAAAATGAAAAACTTTTTAAAAGACTTGAATGGAAAGATTGGATTTATGAAAGAAATTTTAATATTGATAATATAAATCAAGAAAATAGGTATGATTTAGTTTTAGAAGGTGTAGATACACTTGCAAACATATACGTAAATGGTCAGTATGTAGGAAAAACCGAAGATATGTTCATTGAATACAGATTTAATGTAAAAAAATATCTAAAAGTTGGAGAAAATTCTATAAAAGTAGAAATATTATCTCCTATAGATATACCAACGAGATTAGAGAAAAATTATGGAAAGCTTCATGCAGGGGAAGAAACTGCAAGAGTTTATATAAGAAAAGCACAATATTCATACGGATGGGATTGGGGAGCAAGGATAGCTACAAGTGGAATATATAGAAATATATATATAGATAATTATAAAAACGGAAGAGTATTTGGTTCTACTGCATATTTAGAGGATTTAAACGGAAAGGTCAATTTTACAGGTTATGTTGATATTAATTCAGATAACCCAGAAGATTATAAAGTTGAAATAACTTTAAATGATTTCATAAGTTTTGTTTTGCCAGTAATTAACAGTAATAAAGGATATATATTTAGAGGAACCAAAATCATAGAAGATATTAAGTTATGGTATCCTCATGATTTAGGCGAAAGTTATCTTTACAAAGTTGAATTTAAACTTTTGAAAAAAAATGAAGAACTATATTCAGAAAAAAAGAGAATAGGATTTAGAATAGTAAAAGTTATAAGAGAAAACGATGGAGAAGGAGAGAGTTTCATATTTGAGATAAACGGAAAGAAAATATTTGCTAAAGGAGCTAACTGGATACCTGCAGAAAATATTTTAAGCTGGCTTAAAGAAAAAGACTACGAACAATTAATTAAAATGGCTAAAAATTCTAATATGAATATGTTGAGGGTTTGGGGTGGAGGACTTTACGAAGATACTACTTTTTACAATAAATGTGATGAGTTTGGCATTTTAGTTTGGCAAGATTTTATGTTTGCGTGTGCTGAATATCCCGATCATATTGAATGGTTCAGAAAATTGGCTAATGAAGAAGTAAAATACAATGTAACAAAGTTAAGATACCATCCATGTATAGTACTTTGGTGCGGTAACAATGAAAACAACTGGGGTTTTGAAGAATGGGATTACAAGATAAAAGTCGATGGGAAAAATTTAGGTAATAGATTGTATTTAGAAGATTTTCCAAAAATATGTGCTGAAGAAGACCCTACAAGATTATATTGGCCATCTAGTCCATATGGTGGGAGTAAGGCTAACTCCAATGAAGCAGGCGACAGACATGTTTGGGAAATTTGGTCCGGTTGGCAAGATTTTAAATATTATACGAAAGATACTTCAAAATTTGTAAGTGAATTTGGATTTCAAGCTGCACCAGATCCTAAAACTATAGATTTTTTTGCTATGGATGAGCAAAAAGAAATGTTTTCTGAAGTGATGTTAAATCACAATAAACAAGTAGAAGGACCTGAAAGGTTATTAAAGTTTATTAACTCTCATAACGGTTTGATAACTAATTTTGATTCTATAGTTTATTTGACACAATTGAATCAAGCTGAGGCCATAAAAACAGGTGTTGAACATTGGAGAAGTAGAAAATATAGAACAGCCGGCACTCTTTACTGGCAAATCAATGACTCTTGGCCTGTTTTTAGCTGGTCATGCATAGATTATTTTAAAAGACCTAAAGCATTATATTTTTATACTAAAAGGTTTTATAACCCGATATTACCAATCGCCAAAAATAAAGACGGGAAAATCATAATCTCTATTATTAACGATAGCTTTGCTACAAAAGTTGATTTGGAATTTCAACTGTGGTCTCTAAACGGAGAATTAATTAAAAAAGAAGAGTTTTTAAATGTAAAAATTGCTGAAGATTCTGTAATTACTGTTGAGCAATTGGATGTCTCAAACATTGATGTTGAAAACACTATTGCTTATATTAATTTAAAGCAAAACGGAAAAACAATAATTGAAAATCATGAATTATTCGCAGATCTTAGAATTAACAAATTAAAAGATCCTATGATAACTATTAACAAAGAAGGAAACGACCTAATTTTAAATTGCGAAAAACCTGCTTTAGGCGTGAATATAAGAGTGAATGAAGAAAACTATATTGACGATAATTTTTTTACTCTTTTTCCTTCTAATTCTAAAACATTAACAAACATCAAAGGAGATATAACTATAAAAAGTACTTATGATTTTTTAAGGAGATGAAATATTATGAATTTTGTGTTTGATCATTTAGCCATTACTGTTTCTAATTTAGAAGAATCCATCGATTTTTATACTAATATTCTTGGTTTTAAAATATTGGGAAAATTGGTTCAAGATAATGGAAATTTTACTATTGTATATCTTTATATGGGAGATAAAGTTTTAGAACTATTCTATTTCGTAGAGAAAGGTAAAAGTATAACTTCTTATAACGATAAAGATATAGGAATCAAACATTTCGCTTTCAAAGTTGAAAGTGTTGATAAGACTTTTGAATATTTAAAAGAAAAAGGAGTAGAATTCACTATGCAACCTACCGATGCTGAAGGAGGTGTAAGAATCGCCTTCTTCAAAGATCCTAATAATATATTAATAGAGATAATTGAAGGAAATCTTAAGTTAGAAAATTATTGAAATGAATTTTTTGAGGTGAGATAACTATGCCCACCATTAGAGATGTCGCTAAAATGTGCGGTTATTCTATTGCTACGGTATCCAGAGTTCTTAACGGTTGTGAAAACGTTTCAGAAGAAACAAGAAACAAAGTTTTGAAAGCTATAAAAGAAATAAATTATAGAAGAGGTGAAAACATAAAAGGTAGCTCCTATAGAGTAGTTGGAGTATTAGTTCCAGATTTAAAAGCCGATTATTATGGAATGATAGCTGAAGGAATAGAAGAATCTTTGATTATAAACAGTTACGAAATGTTTCTTTCAACTTATAGGCATTCTTTAAAAAAAGAAAAAGAAGCCTTAGATGAATTTTTCGCAAGGAAAGTAGATGGTATAATACTATGCACCACATATAACGATGATGAATTTTTAGAAAAATTCTTTGAAGCAGGCATTCCTGTTGTGGCGGTTGATAGAGAAAAATCAGACCTAAAAATAGATATCGTTAGTATAAACAATTATTCATCTTCTTTGGAAACAGCTAAATATCTATATAAAATGGGACATAGGAAAGTTCTTTATGTCGAAGGAATGATAGAGATATATTCTGCCAGGGAAAGAAAAAAAGCTTATATAGACTTTTCTTCAAAGAAAAATGATTTTGAAGTATTTTCTCTCCCCGGTGGTTTTAGTGTAGAAGAAGGTTATGAAGCTATAAAAAAATATCTTGAAAGAGACGGGAAAAATTTTACGGCTATTTCCTTCCCTAATGATTGGACGGCTTTGGGAGGTATTAAGGCTTTAAAACAAGCTGCCATTAATTGTCCAGAAGATGTTTCTGTGGTTGGCTTTGATGATGCGACATTTTCTAAGTATATTCATCCATCTTTAACAACTGTTAAACAACCCACCTATGAAATGGGGCTAAATGCTGCAAAACTTTTAATAGAAAGAATTGAAGGAAAAATTGAAAGCAAAACAAAAAGACGAATGATTCTTCCTACAAAGTTAATATTAAGAGATTCTGTAAAAAAAATCGATTAGACCCTCACTTTGACCCTAATATAAATTCAAATGCTTATTTTTACAAAATAAATTTTAAAAAAAAGCTTCTATATATTATAATATATTAAAATAAGGGAAAATATTTACTCCATCTGTTTTTAAAACATGGTCAAAAAGGAGGGCGCTTATGGGGGCTATTTTTCAATTAATTGCAGTAATAAGTGGGGGGATAGGTTTAATTTTTACTGTTTTCTTAGTTTTTAATATCTTAGAGAAACCAGCCGGAAATGAAAAGATGCAAAAACTTTCAAAGGCTATCCAAGTCGGAGCAAAGTCTTTCCTGTTCTCAGAATATAAGATACTTTTCTTAGTAATTATCCTATCGGCAATACTTTTATGGCAAATTTCTTCTTTTGAAATGTCTTTATCTTTTGGGTTAGGTGCAATGTTTTCAATACTTTCAGGTTTCTTTGGAATGTCAATCGCAACTCGGGCTAATACAAGAACTACTCAGGCAGCTATAAATAGTTTAAAAGGAGCTTTAACGATTGCTTTTAATGCAGGAGCTGTTATGGGAATAACTGTAACTTCTTTGGGATTGATAGGATTAGGGATGATTTTTTATTTTGGCGGTGGAAACACAGAAATGATGGGTGGTTATGCTATGGGAGCTTCTTTTGTTGCTCTTTTTGCAAGAGTTGGGGGGGGAATATTTACAAAAGCCGCTGATGTTGGAGCAGACTTGGTAGGAAAATTGGAAGCAAATATTCCTGAGGATGATCCAAGAAATCCTGCTGTTATTGCAGATAATGTTGGAGATAATGTGGGCGATGTTGCTGGAATGGGTGCTGATTTATACGAATCTTATATAGGATCTATATATTCTGCTTCCGTTTTAGGTGGACTTGCTTATTCTCTTAAAGGAGCAATTTTTCCTTTTTTTGTAGCCTCTTCTGGCTTAATTTTGTCTATCATCGGAATAGTCAGCGTAAATTATTTTATTAAAAAAGCTAAAAATATAAATCCACAAAAGGCCTTAAATTTTGGTACTTATCTGACAAGTTTCTTACAAGCAATAATTGTTTTATTTTTATCTAAAATTATTTTAAATACTTTTCAAGCCGGCTTGATAGTTATCTCTGGCATGATTGTTGGCATTTTAATTGGAGCTATAACTGAACATTATACTTCAAAAAAGCCTGTTTTTAAACTTGCTCAGAACGCTCCTTCAGGTTCTGCACCTCTTATTATAAATGGTTTAGCTTTAGGAATGGAATCAACCTTATTTCCCATAATTTTTATAGGGGCTTCCATTGTTATTTCTTTTACTTTTTACGGCCTATTTGGAATAGCCATAGCTTCAGTTGGAATGCTTTCAACCTTGGGTATGACGCTATCTATAGATGCATACGGACCTATAGCTGATAATGCGGGAGGAATTGCTGAAATGGCCGGACTTGAATCATCTGTTAGACAAAGAACGGATAAATTAGATTCGGTAGGAAACACCACAGCAGCTATAGGAAAAGGATTTGCTATTGGATCTGCTGCTTTAACAGCTTTAGCTCTTTTTGCTTCATATATTCAAGTTGCTAATGTTTCTTTGATAGATTTGAATAATGCAAATGTTTTTACTGCGTTATTAATTGGAGCTATGTTACCTTTTCTTTTTTCAGCATTAGTGATGAAAGCAGTAGGAAACGCTGCTACCCTTATGGTTCAAGAAGTTAGAAGACAATTCAACGAAATAGTTGGATTAATGGAAGGCAAAGCAGAACCTGATTATGGAAGGTGTGTTAAAATCGCAACCAACGGTGCTTTAAAGCATATGATCCTTCCTGCTTTAATAGCTGTTATTTCTCCTATGATTGTTTATTTTCTCTTAGGCAAAGAAGCAGTAGCAGGAATGTTGGCTGGAACTACAGTTTCAGGAGTTATGTTAGCAATATTTATGGCTAATTCTGGAGGAGCATGGGATAATGCAAAAAAGTATATAGAAGAAGGAAATTTAGGTGGAAAAGGTTCTATGGCTCACAAAGCTGCCGTTGTAGGAGATACTGTAGGTGATCCCTTAAAAGATACAGCCGGACCTTCTATAAACATTCTAATTAAATTAATGTCTATAGTATCTATAGTGGTAATTCCGCTTCTTATTAGAATTTTTGAGTAATTATATCATAATTTAGAAAATCAATCATTGAAAGGGGTGATAATAATGAAAAGAGTTGCTGTTTTGAATGTAGGAGGAGATTGCCCTGGTCTTAATGCTGTAATAAGAGCGCTTATAGTTAAAGGTGCTGATGATGATATCGAAATTGTAGGTGTATATGATGGATTTTTAGGACTTGTTCAAGATAAAATGACTATTATGGTTAAAGAACATGTATCAGGCAAATTACCAGAAGGTGGAATCATTTTGGGCTCATCAAAATATGATCCCACTGAAAATCCAGAAGACTTGAAAAAACTCAAGGAAAATTTCCAAAAATATCAAATTACCAGTCTTATTTTACTTACAGGACATACTGGTGCAAAGATTGCTTTAAAATTAGCCGATGAAGGTATCCCTTCCATTATAATACCTGCTACCATTGATAATGATTTAGCTTGGACAGACATAAGTATAGGATTTTTAACCGCCTTACAAGTAGTTTCCGATGCTTTGGATAGACTACATTCTACTGCAAGTGCAGGCCATCGAGTAATAGTGATTGAAGTAGGAGGAGACGAAGCTGGTTGGTTAGCTACAATTGGCGGTATGGCGGGAGGAGCTGACTACATTATTACCCCAGAAATTGAATTTGATCCTGATAACTTGTTAGAAAATATTAAAAAAAGGTATGAAATAGGTAGAAAATTTTCACTCATAGTAGTTGAAGAGAAGGTTAAACTTCCCGAGAAAATAAATGCTGTGGTTACAGATCCCAAAGTTAGAAATTTTATGAGACCTTCGGAATTAATTACAGAATATATAAAAGAAAATTTAAAAAATATAGAATGTAGAACTGTTAACTTAGATTACTTACAAAGAGGAGGTACACCCTCTTCCTTCGATAGATATTTAGCTTTTAAATTTGGTTTTAGTGCAATAGCTGCTGTTAAAAAAGGAAAAGCTAATATTGCTTTGGGTTTAAAGGGTTTTGAAGTCATAGAAAAACCTTATACATCTGATATTTTAAAAAATAAAGAAATAAGCAAAGAATTATATGAAATGGCAAAATTATTTTTTTAATAAATCATCTATTTAGCGATGCATAAAAACTCGCATCGCTAAATTTTTATTTCAAACTGGAAAGAAATTACTATGAAATTCGAAGTTTCCCCATAAGGCCCGGCCCATTGTAAACTATCTATTTTCCTTTCATCTTCATATGGAGTAGAAAGATCTATCTCTCCTTTCAAATATCTTTCAAATATCAATTTATAACTAACATTATCATTAAAAATATCTATACCTATTAAAAAACCTTCCATATCATTCCCATAATCAAATCCTATTGGGAATTCCTCATTCCCATAAAATGCAGTCCATTTTAAATAAGGTAACCATTGATTATACATCCAAGTATAAATTTTATAATATTCAATTTTAGGAGAAACATAGAAATTAGAACTTTTATAAACTTTTCTTGTACCAAAACTCCAGGCTAAGGCCGTTGGCTTGTAATCCTCTGCACCAGATTCTGTAGACTGTACAACAAAATCATCCATTGCAAATTGACCATATATTTGAAAACCATCGAATGGAATTAGAGAAAAATCTAAACCCATCATGCTATTTGAAAAACCTTCTCCTAAATTGTTATGAGAAACACCAAATGGATTTGCATCAGAAAGATCGGGATATTTACCTCCAATAAGATTTAATTCACTCAAAGATAACCTTAATTTTTCAAAAAAAATCCATTCTACTCTATGTATAAAAAGTACTTTGGATGGATCAGAATATCCAAAGTTTTCTATACGATATCTGTCCGAATTTCTATCGTAACTTGTGTTTCTTTGTCTTAAAAATGATTCTTCATCAAGATAAGGATCAAAAAAATATAATCCTGATATTATTCTCATATTACCTGCATCATATCCACCCATAAATCCTTTTACATATGGTATTGAATCAGATAAATACAATCCTCTTTCAAAATCCGACCAATTTGTTTTATAAATTCCACTAATCAACCATATTGGATCTATATCCCAATAAATAAAATAGGGTTCAAATCCAGAATAAGCTTCATCATAAATTGGATAAGGAAAAACGTTGGTGAAATCTTTTCCTTCATAAATTGATTTTAAAAGATATTTTTGATCTATGGCAACTTCACTGAACACAAATATATTACTGAACAATAACAACAATAAAATTGTAACCTTACCAAATTCTTTCATTTTCTCTCCCTTAAAATCATCCATATTAGAAGCTTTCAAATTTATACTTCATAACTATTTTATATCTATACTTTTCTGATCCTTACTAACTACAAATTTCTTTAATTTATCTTTTTTCTTTTCTATTGTAATCACGTTAATATTTATTAAAAAATTCTTCTTCTGTCATTATCAATGTTCCATATTGTTGAGCCTTTGCTAATTTTGATCCTGGATTTTCCCCTACTACAAGAATATCAGTCTTTTTAGTGAGAGTTTCTGTAAATGTACCACCTTTTGATTCTACATATTCCGCAAATTCTTGTCTCGTCATCCTTGATAGTGAACCAGTTTGACAAATAATTTTTCCGTTAAGAGGCCCTTCTTTTTTTACTTGAATATAACCCATATTAACTCCAGCGTCTTTTAACTTATCTATTATTTTTTTAACTTCTTCTTGAGAGAAAAAATTTATAATAGCTCGCGCTGTATCTTCACCAATTCCTTCTATTTCAACTAAATCTGAAAAACTCGCATTCATTAAATTTTCTATTGATTTGAAATGATAAGCTAAATCTTTCGCTGTTTTAGCTCCAACATTTGGAATCCCTAAGGCATTTATCAAACTATACAAATCTCGATTTTTTGAGTCTTCTATTTGATTCAGAATATTTTGTATAATTTTATCACCTATTCCTTTACCTAAACTTCTCAATTTCTCATCATTCAAATAATAAAGATCTGCTATATCTTTTATTAAACCCGCATCAATCATTCTTTTTAGAAGTTTTTCTCCTAACCCTTGAATGTTCATACACTCTCTTGATACAAAATTCTCAAGAGATCTCAATAATTTTTCAGGACATGAAGGATTTAAACATCTAATAGCAACCTCTTCAGATTTTATTTTCCCAACTTTTCCTCCACAAACCGGACATTCTTTTGGTGGTTCTATAATTTTTTCTTCTCCAGTTCTCTTTTCTTTTACTGGTCCAATAACTTGAGGTATTATACCTCCTGCTTTTTCAACAATTACATAATCGCCTTCTCTTATATCTCTCTCTTTCACATAATCAAAATTATGTAAACTTGCTCGTTTTACAATTGTTCCTTCCAGTCTAATGGGACTGAATTCAGCTACAGGAGTTATTATACCTGTACTTCCAACTTGAAATTTCACTTTTACTAATTTTGCTTCTTTTTGCTCAGCTTGAAATTTAAACGCTATAGCCCATCGGGGAGATCTAACAGTTTCTCCTAATATTCTTTGTATATCAAATTCGTTAACCTTGACAACTATTCCATCTGCCTCATACTCTAATTCTCTTCTCATGCTATTCCATTTTTTCCAAAAATCTATAACTTCATTTATATTTTCAGCTTTCTTGTAATTTAGATTTACTCTAAAACCTAACTCTTTTAAAAAAGTTAGAGCTTCCTCTTGCGTTTTTAAACCGTAATTTTCAGGAAATATTATATAATATATAAAAGAATTTAATTTCCTTTTTGCAACTTCTGTACTATCCAATAGTTTCAATGTTCCCGCAGTTGCATTACGAGGATTGGCAAATATTGATAATCCTTTTTCTTCCCTTTCAACATTTATTCTTACAAACTCTTTAATTGGCATATATATTTCACCACGTACTTCGATATCTATGTTCTTTCTTAGTTTTAAAGGAATACTCGCAACTGTTTTTACATTTTCTGTAATATCTTCGCCTATTAAACCGTCTCCACGTGTTAAAGCGAGATCTAATAGTCCATTAACGTATCGAATTGCTACAGAAACTCCATCTATCTTTAATTCACATAAATAATCCACATTATTTCTATTCGAATTTTTCAATACTCTTTTATGAAACTCCATAATTTCTTCTTCATTGTAGGTATTATCAAGAGATAACATGGGAACGGAATGAGCAACTTTATTAAAACCCTCTAAAACTGTACCTCCTATCCTTTGGCTCGGAGAATCAGGAGCTTTTAATTCCGGATACTTTTTTTCTATTTCTAAAAGTTCTCTAAAAAGTTTATCGTATTCTTGATCGGAGATTATTGGATCTGCTAATACATAATATCTATAGTTATGCTCTTCTATTTCAGCTTTCAATTGTTCATATCTTTTTTTTACATTTTCAGGAACTGACATTATTAAAGATCCTCCTATGATTCTTTCAATATACTTACTTTAGAAATTATGAAACTCAAATTCTATAAATGTTTTGACATTTAATTTTTTCAGAAATACTTTCTCGATTCTAATCCTTACAAAATATACACTTCTTTAATCTTTTCGGTGTTTTTATCAAAGGGAGGAGGGCTTCGCCCTTAACCCACTTTAAATTCAAAAACTTATTTTTATTTTTAAAAACTCTATTTAAACACTTCTTCACTTTAATCAATTAACTCTTAAAATAATAGCCGACTTTGCAGGAATTAACAATTCTTTTTTCCCATCATAATAGGATTTATCCTTTAGCTCAAAACTTACAGTTGAAAATATTAATTCCAAGTTTCCTTCTCGCTTATCTAATAACCATATTGGTAATTCTATTTCTTTTGAATCTTCTTCTCTATTAATTATAGTGATTATACTCTCATCTTCATTCCAACATGCATATGAAACGTATCCATCCTTCCAATCGATAAAATCAAAGGAACCTTTCCTTAATACACTATGTTCTTTATATATTTTTATTAAATCTTTAGTGAAATTCCTTATATCTACATTATTTTCGGTTTCTTTATCCCAGGGAAAAGGTCTCCTGTTATCTGGATCAGTCCAACCTGCCATCCCAATTTCATCACCATAAAATAAACCTGGAGAACCAGGTAATGTAAACATCATAACTAATCCTATTTTAAAAACATCTAAATCCACACCATTTTCGGCATCTTCATGAGTTTGCTGTCCCAATCTTCCCACTTTCTGGTTAGTACGGGTCATCCACCTTGAATGGTCATGGTTACTCAACTGATTCAAAGCTATAAATTTACTATTCATCGGAAGTTGTGATAAAGCCCATTTTACACAACTTACAAAATATTCGGAATTCTTCAAAAGCTCAGGTTTTGAAATTTCGCTATGCTTTTCAATTCCTGTAAGAAAATAACTAATCGGATCCATACAAGTTATATAATTCATTATAGAGTCCCAACATTTTCTTTCTATCCATGCTAAAGGTGATTTATATATTTCTGCAAAAATTATAGTTTCAGGGTTTGCCCTTTTAATGTTTTTATAAAAATATCTCCAAAAAGAACTGTTTGTTTCAAAAGATTTTCCCAAATCATCAGCTACATCCAACCTCCAACCGTCTGCATTAAAAGGTTCGCTAACCCATTTTACCCCAATATCACTAATATACTTCCATAAATAAGCATTAGAATAATTTAACTTTGGTAATGTGTGAAATCCCCACCAACCTTCATAATTACCTTTTGAATCCCAATAAAAATAAGATTTAAACGGTGAATCCTTTTTATTTTTAGCTCCATTGCCATACAAATTCATCTCATCCATCCATTTATGAAAAGATCCACAATGATTAAAAACCCCATCTAAAATAACTTTTATATTTTTATTATGAGCTTGACTTATCAAATTTTGTAATAATTCGTCGCTTTTTTGAAGATTTATTTCAGAAGTGGTTCTTATTCTATACTTTTCTTTTAAATCTTGTGAATCTTCCTCAATTACTCCAAAGTGAGGATCTACATGCTCGTAATCTTGTGTATCATATTTATGGGGGCTTGGAGAAACGAAAATAGGGTTTAGTAAAATTGTTTCCACCCCTAAATCATTTAAATAATCAATTTTTTCTATAATCCCTTTTAAATCCCCACCATAAAACTCTCTATGTCCATTTTTAGGATCTGGTAATTGATCCCAAGTTTTTTTTACGACTTCCTGACCATCATACTCATATTCATGATCTACTGGATCGTTCGATTTATCACCATTATTGAATCTATCAACAAAAATTTGATAGTATACAGTTCCTTGGGCCCAACTTGGAGTTTTAAATCCTGCTATAAGCCTAAAATCATGAACTTCGCGATTCTCAACTACTCCCATAGCATCAAATACAATTTTTTTATTTCTTTCAATTAGTTCTATTTCAAAATGATATCTTACTATTCTATCAGGCATTTTAAAAGCCCCTTGGAAGTAGTAATAATAGTTAGTTTCTTTGAAAAAGATCATTGGCCTGTGATGATAGTTTTTCAGATCTTTTTCTGGGGCAAAAATTACTTTACCTATACTTTTACCTAGATATTTCGGTATTCTTAACCTTACAGTAACTTCGTCGTTTATCTCCGGCTCTTCAGGAGTAAGAAAAATGTTTGTTTGATCAGAATAAATCCCTTTCATGATTTCCTCCACCTAATTCTTTTATAAATTCCTACATCATTTATCAGTTTATTCTCCATTTTCTAAGGAATAAAGTTCTTTTACTAATTCTTCTTCTAAAATCTCTAAATTTAATAATTCTTTTTCTTTTTTGCCTTTTTCTTCCATTAATTCCATAACTTTATTATAATCGTCTCCAACTTTAAAAAGTTTAGTTTCTATAAAATCCAGATCTTTAAATAAAATATCGGCTCTTTTTCTTATATCTGAAAGCTGAAGCTTTAAACTTTTTATTCTATTTTTAGCCCTTTTATTTTTCTCATAATCGATATTCTTTTTTTTGTATTTTTTTATTTTAAACGAAGAATTCTTTATACTATCTATTATATTATCAAAGTCTTCATCTATTTCACAAAAACCATCTTCTATTAAAACATACTTATCAGCTATATTCTTTATGAAATACTCGTCATGTGAAACAAAAATCATAGCCCCTTTATATTCTTTTAAAGTATTTTCTAACGTTTCGATCGTCAAAATGTCTAAATGATTTGTAGGTTCGTCTAATATTAGTACATTAGGTTTTTCAAGCAAAATTTTAGCAAGC contains:
- a CDS encoding 6-phosphofructokinase, which produces MKRVAVLNVGGDCPGLNAVIRALIVKGADDDIEIVGVYDGFLGLVQDKMTIMVKEHVSGKLPEGGIILGSSKYDPTENPEDLKKLKENFQKYQITSLILLTGHTGAKIALKLADEGIPSIIIPATIDNDLAWTDISIGFLTALQVVSDALDRLHSTASAGHRVIVIEVGGDEAGWLATIGGMAGGADYIITPEIEFDPDNLLENIKKRYEIGRKFSLIVVEEKVKLPEKINAVVTDPKVRNFMRPSELITEYIKENLKNIECRTVNLDYLQRGGTPSSFDRYLAFKFGFSAIAAVKKGKANIALGLKGFEVIEKPYTSDILKNKEISKELYEMAKLFF
- a CDS encoding sodium-translocating pyrophosphatase, which produces MGAIFQLIAVISGGIGLIFTVFLVFNILEKPAGNEKMQKLSKAIQVGAKSFLFSEYKILFLVIILSAILLWQISSFEMSLSFGLGAMFSILSGFFGMSIATRANTRTTQAAINSLKGALTIAFNAGAVMGITVTSLGLIGLGMIFYFGGGNTEMMGGYAMGASFVALFARVGGGIFTKAADVGADLVGKLEANIPEDDPRNPAVIADNVGDNVGDVAGMGADLYESYIGSIYSASVLGGLAYSLKGAIFPFFVASSGLILSIIGIVSVNYFIKKAKNINPQKALNFGTYLTSFLQAIIVLFLSKIILNTFQAGLIVISGMIVGILIGAITEHYTSKKPVFKLAQNAPSGSAPLIINGLALGMESTLFPIIFIGASIVISFTFYGLFGIAIASVGMLSTLGMTLSIDAYGPIADNAGGIAEMAGLESSVRQRTDKLDSVGNTTAAIGKGFAIGSAALTALALFASYIQVANVSLIDLNNANVFTALLIGAMLPFLFSALVMKAVGNAATLMVQEVRRQFNEIVGLMEGKAEPDYGRCVKIATNGALKHMILPALIAVISPMIVYFLLGKEAVAGMLAGTTVSGVMLAIFMANSGGAWDNAKKYIEEGNLGGKGSMAHKAAVVGDTVGDPLKDTAGPSINILIKLMSIVSIVVIPLLIRIFE
- a CDS encoding LacI family DNA-binding transcriptional regulator, with product MPTIRDVAKMCGYSIATVSRVLNGCENVSEETRNKVLKAIKEINYRRGENIKGSSYRVVGVLVPDLKADYYGMIAEGIEESLIINSYEMFLSTYRHSLKKEKEALDEFFARKVDGIILCTTYNDDEFLEKFFEAGIPVVAVDREKSDLKIDIVSINNYSSSLETAKYLYKMGHRKVLYVEGMIEIYSARERKKAYIDFSSKKNDFEVFSLPGGFSVEEGYEAIKKYLERDGKNFTAISFPNDWTALGGIKALKQAAINCPEDVSVVGFDDATFSKYIHPSLTTVKQPTYEMGLNAAKLLIERIEGKIESKTKRRMILPTKLILRDSVKKID
- a CDS encoding sugar-binding domain-containing protein, which encodes MQISLNGKWKVYDNENEFNFEGNVPGTAQGDLVDLKLMPHPYIGKNEKLFKRLEWKDWIYERNFNIDNINQENRYDLVLEGVDTLANIYVNGQYVGKTEDMFIEYRFNVKKYLKVGENSIKVEILSPIDIPTRLEKNYGKLHAGEETARVYIRKAQYSYGWDWGARIATSGIYRNIYIDNYKNGRVFGSTAYLEDLNGKVNFTGYVDINSDNPEDYKVEITLNDFISFVLPVINSNKGYIFRGTKIIEDIKLWYPHDLGESYLYKVEFKLLKKNEELYSEKKRIGFRIVKVIRENDGEGESFIFEINGKKIFAKGANWIPAENILSWLKEKDYEQLIKMAKNSNMNMLRVWGGGLYEDTTFYNKCDEFGILVWQDFMFACAEYPDHIEWFRKLANEEVKYNVTKLRYHPCIVLWCGNNENNWGFEEWDYKIKVDGKNLGNRLYLEDFPKICAEEDPTRLYWPSSPYGGSKANSNEAGDRHVWEIWSGWQDFKYYTKDTSKFVSEFGFQAAPDPKTIDFFAMDEQKEMFSEVMLNHNKQVEGPERLLKFINSHNGLITNFDSIVYLTQLNQAEAIKTGVEHWRSRKYRTAGTLYWQINDSWPVFSWSCIDYFKRPKALYFYTKRFYNPILPIAKNKDGKIIISIINDSFATKVDLEFQLWSLNGELIKKEEFLNVKIAEDSVITVEQLDVSNIDVENTIAYINLKQNGKTIIENHELFADLRINKLKDPMITINKEGNDLILNCEKPALGVNIRVNEENYIDDNFFTLFPSNSKTLTNIKGDITIKSTYDFLRR
- a CDS encoding VOC family protein, whose translation is MNFVFDHLAITVSNLEESIDFYTNILGFKILGKLVQDNGNFTIVYLYMGDKVLELFYFVEKGKSITSYNDKDIGIKHFAFKVESVDKTFEYLKEKGVEFTMQPTDAEGGVRIAFFKDPNNILIEIIEGNLKLENY